A region of Microcoleus sp. bin38.metabat.b11b12b14.051 DNA encodes the following proteins:
- a CDS encoding S1 RNA-binding domain-containing protein, producing the protein MISEQSWDEIKESLKVGTKLKGVVTKHFPFGIFVFLPHIEFTGIVQIPDFKDEGHMTPSDYPAVGSSVNVVVLAFKEAGQQIWLSMKPSQLNQSK; encoded by the coding sequence ATGATAAGTGAGCAATCATGGGACGAAATAAAAGAGTCTCTAAAAGTTGGAACTAAATTGAAAGGAGTCGTCACTAAGCATTTTCCTTTTGGGATATTTGTTTTCCTTCCACATATCGAGTTTACGGGTATTGTTCAAATCCCTGATTTCAAAGATGAAGGTCATATGACCCCATCTGATTATCCAGCAGTTGGTTCATCAGTTAATGTAGTAGTGCTGGCATTTAAGGAAGCGGGACAACAAATCTGGTTAAGCATGAAGCCAAGCCAGTTAAATCAGTCAAAATAA
- a CDS encoding ATP-binding protein, which produces MLNPAKILSRVPLTKRAIVQVPLRTLLIVPFVVQIFAAVGLTGYLSFRNGQKAVNDLADRLSTEVSARITQHLDSYLATPQQINQINASAIEVGHIDPQNLPKLGHYFWKQMQVFNVGYIFYSSASGYYAGAGYLLDPAKIVIDELSAKTKGKTHSYNTDKQGNRLKLSYEYDYEPRNDTVYKDTKLARKPIWSKITNWEGFPEILSIASGSGVYNNNNTLKGVLVVDVRLSQISDFLRQLALSSSIKIFIVERSGLLVASSSSEQPFKIINKKAERVNCLKSSDIFIRSTAEYLQEKFGNFLEVKANRHLQFTVKDQRYFVRPTAWKDKFGLDWLVVVVVPESDFTSQINANTRTTILLCLGALLLAVFLGIWTSRYIIRSIFRIVTASEAIASGELSQKIEESRIKELAILAKSFNCMAQQLRESFSTLENTNEKLELRVAERTKELSQALYNLQITQSQLVQTEKMSSLGQMVAGIAHEINNPVNFIHGNITCTRDYIQDLLVILSLYQKHYPQPAVEIQKYSENFELDFLKEDLPKILNSMEQGTKRINEIVLNLRNFSRLDESQRKKADLHEGLESTLLILQHRLKSTDKKPAIEVIKNYGNLQKIECYPGLLNQVFMNIFSNAIDALEELQLYRKNIKPVIEISTEITSDKGCTVRIKDNGCGISINLQSKIFDPFFTTKPVGKGTGLGLSIAYHIVAEKHQGNLTCTSKSGEGTEFLISLPNSLKTSKTS; this is translated from the coding sequence ATGCTTAACCCAGCCAAAATACTCAGCCGAGTTCCTCTGACAAAAAGGGCGATCGTCCAAGTTCCCCTGCGAACACTCCTGATCGTTCCGTTTGTCGTGCAAATCTTCGCAGCCGTAGGGCTGACTGGATATTTGTCGTTCCGCAACGGACAAAAAGCAGTTAACGATTTAGCCGATCGGCTCAGTACCGAAGTTAGCGCTCGCATCACCCAGCACCTCGACAGCTACCTCGCAACTCCCCAACAAATCAATCAAATCAATGCTTCGGCGATCGAAGTAGGACACATCGACCCGCAAAACCTGCCCAAGCTGGGACATTATTTCTGGAAACAAATGCAGGTATTTAATGTGGGCTACATCTTTTACAGTTCAGCATCCGGTTACTATGCCGGCGCTGGGTATTTACTCGATCCCGCAAAGATTGTGATTGATGAACTTTCAGCTAAAACCAAAGGTAAAACTCACAGCTACAATACTGACAAGCAAGGAAATCGCCTTAAGTTGAGCTATGAGTACGATTACGAGCCTCGGAATGATACAGTTTATAAGGATACAAAGCTAGCCCGAAAACCGATTTGGAGTAAAATCACAAATTGGGAAGGTTTTCCAGAGATTTTATCCATTGCTTCTGGCTCTGGCGTCTACAACAACAATAACACTTTAAAAGGAGTTTTAGTTGTTGACGTGCGCCTTTCTCAAATTAGCGATTTTCTGCGCCAATTAGCACTCAGTTCATCTATCAAAATTTTTATTGTCGAGCGTTCAGGTTTGCTAGTGGCTAGTTCCTCTAGCGAACAGCCTTTTAAAATTATAAACAAAAAAGCTGAGCGAGTAAATTGTCTCAAGAGTAGCGATATCTTCATACGATCGACTGCTGAATATTTGCAGGAAAAATTCGGCAATTTTCTAGAAGTCAAAGCAAATCGCCACCTACAATTTACCGTAAAAGACCAACGTTACTTCGTCCGACCAACAGCTTGGAAAGATAAATTTGGTTTAGACTGGCTGGTAGTCGTCGTCGTCCCCGAATCCGACTTCACATCACAGATTAATGCCAACACCCGCACCACAATTTTACTGTGCCTGGGAGCATTATTGCTAGCAGTTTTTCTGGGAATTTGGACATCTCGCTACATTATCAGATCCATCTTTCGCATCGTCACGGCCTCGGAAGCGATCGCCTCTGGGGAATTATCTCAAAAAATTGAGGAATCAAGGATTAAAGAACTAGCGATATTAGCTAAGTCTTTTAACTGCATGGCCCAGCAGTTGCGCGAATCTTTCAGCACTTTAGAAAATACCAACGAAAAACTAGAACTTAGAGTCGCCGAACGCACAAAAGAACTTTCCCAAGCTCTGTACAACCTGCAAATAACTCAATCGCAATTAGTCCAAACAGAAAAAATGTCCAGCCTCGGGCAAATGGTAGCAGGTATTGCCCACGAAATCAACAATCCTGTCAACTTTATTCACGGCAATATCACCTGTACTAGAGATTACATTCAAGACTTGCTAGTAATTTTAAGTCTTTATCAAAAGCACTATCCCCAGCCGGCGGTAGAAATTCAGAAATACTCAGAAAATTTTGAGCTAGATTTTTTAAAAGAAGATTTGCCAAAAATACTAAATTCCATGGAACAAGGAACCAAACGCATCAACGAAATTGTTTTAAACCTGCGTAACTTTTCTCGTCTGGACGAATCGCAAAGGAAAAAAGCCGACCTCCACGAAGGCTTGGAAAGCACATTGCTAATTTTGCAACACCGACTGAAATCTACCGACAAAAAGCCAGCCATTGAAGTTATCAAAAATTACGGCAATTTGCAGAAAATAGAGTGCTACCCTGGTTTGTTAAATCAAGTTTTCATGAATATTTTTAGCAATGCGATCGATGCTCTGGAAGAATTACAACTTTACCGTAAAAATATTAAACCAGTCATTGAGATTTCCACCGAAATCACATCAGACAAAGGTTGTACAGTCCGCATCAAAGATAATGGATGCGGAATTTCTATAAATTTACAGTCGAAGATATTCGATCCTTTTTTTACCACTAAACCTGTAGGGAAAGGAACCGGGTTAGGGTTGTCGATCGCCTATCATATTGTAGCAGAAAAACATCAAGGAAATCTGACTTGCACGTCGAAATCAGGAGAAGGAACGGAATTTTTAATTTCACTTCCTAACTCTCTTAAAACCAGCAAAACCTCTTAA
- a CDS encoding transposase DNA-binding-containing protein yields the protein MLNWWEKNLASCELGDERLNNRAYCIGKALT from the coding sequence ATGTTGAACTGGTGGGAGAAAAATTTGGCAAGTTGTGAATTAGGAGATGAGAGATTAAACAATAGAGCCTATTGCATAGGCAAAGCCTTGACTTAA
- a CDS encoding class II glutamine amidotransferase, with protein MCQLLGMNCNVPTDICFSFEGFSARGGRTDVHQDGWGIAFFEGLGCRLFIDSKPAIASPVAEVVRRYPIHSTNVIAHIRKATQGEIALENCHPFIRELWGRYWVFAHNGNLENFNPESAGVYKPVGKTDSEKAFCLILEQLRKSFPQNKPNLTEIYEVLNEITKNLAEYGIFNYLLSDGEHLFAHCSTNLHYIVRQAPFASAHSIDEDVTVDFRELTKEDDRVAVIATLPLTDNEVWTQIQPGQLLVFQDGLPVI; from the coding sequence ATGTGCCAATTACTGGGAATGAACTGCAATGTTCCAACAGATATTTGCTTTTCTTTTGAAGGTTTTTCTGCAAGGGGTGGTCGAACAGACGTTCATCAAGACGGTTGGGGAATTGCTTTTTTTGAAGGTTTGGGATGCCGCCTGTTTATAGACTCTAAACCTGCGATTGCTTCTCCCGTTGCGGAAGTTGTGCGTCGCTATCCCATTCACTCAACTAACGTGATTGCTCACATCCGCAAAGCTACCCAAGGCGAAATTGCTCTAGAAAACTGCCACCCTTTTATTCGGGAACTTTGGGGGCGCTATTGGGTGTTTGCTCACAATGGAAATCTGGAAAACTTTAATCCGGAAAGTGCCGGAGTTTACAAACCAGTCGGCAAGACTGACAGCGAAAAAGCCTTTTGTTTGATATTAGAACAACTCCGAAAAAGTTTCCCTCAAAATAAGCCAAATTTGACGGAAATTTACGAAGTGCTGAACGAAATTACTAAAAATTTAGCAGAATACGGAATTTTTAACTATTTACTTTCCGATGGAGAACACTTGTTTGCCCACTGTTCCACTAATCTGCATTATATTGTGCGACAAGCACCTTTTGCCAGCGCGCACTCGATCGACGAAGATGTAACTGTGGATTTCCGGGAATTGACAAAAGAGGACGATCGCGTGGCGGTTATTGCTACTTTGCCGCTGACTGATAACGAAGTCTGGACACAAATTCAACCGGGACAATTGCTGGTATTTCAGGATGGTTTGCCTGTTATTTGA
- a CDS encoding DUF5615 family PIN-like protein, whose protein sequence is MTTIWIDAHLSPAIATWITSTFGITAIALRDLNLRDAEDSEIFEAAKSQAVIFMTKDSDFVDLVDRLEAPPQIIWLTCGNTSNVRLREILISTLPNALELLRTGEKLVEISGD, encoded by the coding sequence ATGACTACTATCTGGATTGATGCACACTTATCGCCTGCGATCGCAACTTGGATTACCAGCACATTTGGAATTACAGCAATAGCTTTACGCGATCTGAATTTAAGAGATGCTGAAGACTCCGAAATCTTTGAGGCTGCCAAATCTCAAGCAGTAATATTTATGACTAAGGACAGCGATTTTGTGGATTTAGTCGATCGTCTCGAAGCACCACCACAGATTATTTGGTTAACGTGCGGAAATACGTCAAATGTTCGGCTACGTGAAATCTTGATTTCGACTTTGCCAAACGCACTGGAACTCCTACGGACAGGAGAGAAATTGGTAGAGATTAGCGGAGACTAG
- a CDS encoding iron uptake porin, which yields MHNLNHKADRPNRQILTALILGWGLQGLFSLPALAEPSLAESPAVIENQGESATTEIAVDAPDTILPENQQFVDRTIQPSQPSLPESPTTLATLAEPVPSEIAVDSPEKMLVENPSSANQNLPANDSLPQSPTTIENQNEPISEESTEQVTSVAQLSDVKPTDWAFQALQSLVERYGCIAGYPDGTFRGNRALTRYEFAAGVNACLDKIREAIGTVNQNRVKQEDLLKIQRLQEEFAADIAQLRGRTDLLESRITELQANQFSPTVKLSGLTIFGIQGRSPNRADRAPRDGKKDTKDPGTNVNTIALNQLYLTAQFTPRSNLFIGLLSQNGSTSPQLTEDINLAYNFGETSGVTLSDLNYRFLVGEKLAVFAGTAGVNMISGFRGPNRAESAASGPISTFAQRNPILNIGFGQGGAGIDWQFAKRASFQAVYSTTVPGFFVSSNGPTGHNTLGFQFTLTPAEPLDLTVYYVNDYSPDGNLISFAGDSQLTAVNPVTGKSASLQTNAVGATVNWRVSSRVSLGGWAGYTNSRIPGKSGSVATTNYMVFVNFPDLFGTGNLGGIYIGQPPKIVSSNLPTGNNIPDFLDTGLGRKGGQPGTTTHVEAFYRWQVNDNISVTPGFMMIFQPDHTRNSDPITVGVLRTSFSF from the coding sequence ATGCACAATCTCAATCACAAAGCCGATCGCCCAAATCGACAAATTCTCACAGCTTTAATCCTCGGATGGGGATTGCAGGGACTATTTAGTCTGCCAGCATTAGCAGAACCAAGTTTAGCTGAATCTCCGGCTGTGATTGAAAACCAGGGTGAATCCGCCACTACGGAAATAGCGGTTGATGCACCGGATACAATCTTACCAGAAAATCAGCAATTTGTCGATCGCACCATCCAACCATCCCAACCCAGTTTACCCGAATCTCCCACTACTCTTGCAACTCTTGCTGAACCAGTCCCTAGCGAAATTGCAGTTGACTCACCCGAGAAGATGTTAGTCGAAAATCCTTCATCAGCTAATCAGAATCTCCCAGCCAATGACAGTTTACCCCAATCTCCAACGACTATTGAAAACCAGAATGAACCAATCTCAGAGGAAAGCACAGAACAAGTTACATCAGTTGCTCAACTCAGCGACGTTAAACCGACAGACTGGGCATTTCAAGCACTGCAATCCTTAGTAGAAAGATACGGCTGCATAGCTGGATATCCCGACGGAACTTTTCGTGGAAATCGTGCTTTAACACGATATGAATTTGCAGCAGGAGTCAATGCTTGTTTGGATAAAATTCGCGAAGCTATCGGCACGGTAAATCAGAACCGAGTCAAGCAAGAAGATTTACTAAAAATCCAAAGATTGCAAGAAGAGTTTGCCGCTGATATCGCCCAACTGCGAGGCCGCACCGACTTGTTAGAATCCCGAATAACAGAACTACAAGCCAATCAATTTTCGCCCACAGTCAAGCTATCAGGATTGACAATCTTTGGGATACAAGGCCGCAGTCCCAACCGTGCAGATCGCGCTCCCAGAGATGGAAAAAAAGATACCAAAGACCCCGGTACAAATGTCAATACAATCGCTTTAAATCAATTATACTTGACTGCTCAATTCACTCCCCGCAGTAACTTATTCATCGGTCTTTTAAGTCAGAATGGCAGCACTTCACCCCAACTAACCGAAGATATAAACCTTGCTTACAATTTCGGCGAAACATCTGGTGTCACCCTTAGCGACCTTAACTATCGCTTTTTAGTCGGGGAGAAATTAGCAGTGTTTGCAGGAACAGCGGGAGTCAACATGATTAGCGGTTTCCGAGGGCCGAATCGCGCAGAAAGCGCAGCTTCCGGCCCGATTTCAACCTTCGCTCAAAGAAACCCAATTTTGAACATCGGTTTTGGTCAAGGCGGCGCAGGAATTGACTGGCAATTTGCCAAACGAGCCAGTTTCCAAGCTGTTTATTCTACTACCGTTCCCGGATTTTTTGTCAGTTCTAACGGGCCAACGGGACACAATACACTGGGATTCCAATTCACTCTTACTCCCGCCGAACCACTGGATCTTACTGTTTATTATGTCAACGACTATTCGCCTGATGGCAATTTGATTAGTTTCGCGGGAGACAGCCAATTAACTGCTGTAAATCCTGTGACTGGCAAGTCAGCATCCCTCCAAACGAATGCTGTGGGCGCGACTGTAAATTGGCGAGTTTCCTCGCGAGTTTCCCTTGGAGGTTGGGCCGGTTATACTAATTCTCGGATTCCGGGAAAATCGGGCAGTGTGGCAACTACAAATTATATGGTATTTGTGAATTTTCCGGATTTGTTTGGTACCGGAAATTTAGGAGGGATTTATATCGGGCAACCTCCTAAAATTGTCAGCAGCAATTTACCTACAGGTAACAACATTCCTGATTTTTTAGATACGGGTTTAGGGCGTAAAGGCGGCCAACCGGGAACTACTACTCATGTAGAAGCGTTCTACCGCTGGCAGGTGAACGATAATATCAGCGTTACTCCCGGATTTATGATGATTTTTCAACCCGATCACACTCGCAATAGCGATCCAATTACGGTGGGTGTATTGAGAACTTCCTTCTCATTTTGA
- a CDS encoding DUF433 domain-containing protein — MSQLLERITLNPKQCGGRPCIRGMRIRVSDVLDLFAAGLSAEQIVEELPDLEMDDLRAALVYAARKLNHPVLVT; from the coding sequence ATGTCACAATTACTTGAACGAATCACATTAAATCCCAAACAGTGTGGTGGCCGCCCATGTATTCGCGGCATGAGAATTCGAGTTTCTGATGTCTTGGATCTATTTGCAGCAGGGCTGAGTGCTGAACAAATTGTCGAAGAACTACCAGACTTAGAAATGGACGATTTGAGGGCTGCACTTGTATATGCTGCACGTAAACTGAATCATCCTGTGTTGGTTACATGA
- a CDS encoding transcriptional regulator has product MTVTFDTDTYSNLLSKYQPRIIKTEEENEIFLEIVEELISRTNLNPEEDVLLELLVKLIEDFEYKHYQINSSTPQSRLLHLMDARSLEAADLVEILGSSEAVVDVICDRLEITKQQAEALGKLFHVDPGLFLFN; this is encoded by the coding sequence ATGACTGTTACTTTTGACACAGATACTTACAGCAACTTGCTCTCCAAATATCAGCCTCGAATTATCAAAACAGAAGAGGAAAACGAGATATTTTTGGAGATTGTTGAAGAGTTAATTTCTCGTACAAATCTGAATCCAGAAGAAGATGTGTTGCTAGAACTGCTGGTAAAACTGATTGAGGATTTTGAATATAAGCACTATCAAATTAATAGCTCAACACCACAGTCAAGGCTGCTGCATTTGATGGATGCTCGGAGTCTGGAAGCAGCGGATTTAGTCGAAATTCTGGGGTCGAGTGAGGCTGTAGTTGACGTAATTTGCGATCGGCTAGAAATCACTAAACAACAAGCTGAGGCTTTGGGAAAACTTTTTCATGTCGATCCGGGGTTGTTTCTGTTTAATTAG
- a CDS encoding phosphoglucomutase/phosphomannomutase family protein, with amino-acid sequence MNPIKFGTDGWRGIIADDFTFDRVALVAPLAAQVLAQTGGNHASSGTVIVGYDRRFLAEDFAKTAAVAVQNAGFDVLLSESYAPTPAFSLAAKQLNALGAIVLTASHNPGAYLGLKVKGGFGGSVSPEVTQQIEAKLENPAELAATPGKLENFNPWPAYCKTLRGMVDIEAIKEAIASGKITVFVDVMHGAAAGGLAQILEETVQEVNSDRDPLFGGGAPEPLPRYLSQLFRVMRTHQRKASGLSIGFVFDGDSDRIAAVDSSGNFLSSQILVPILIEHLAKRRGLTGEVIKTVSGSDIMPKIAELYGLPLFETPIGYKYIADRMLTTQVLVGGEESGGIGYGTHIPERDALLSALYLLEAVVKSGEDLSEIYSRLQKETNFTSAYDRIDLHLANMEERARLLSLLQNQPLTEIAGKAVVDCNKVDGYKFRLAHGSWLLIRFSGTEPVLRLYSEAATLKEVMQNLNWAKAWAQS; translated from the coding sequence ATGAATCCTATTAAATTCGGAACCGATGGCTGGCGCGGCATCATTGCTGACGATTTTACCTTCGATCGCGTAGCATTAGTAGCTCCCCTAGCAGCACAAGTTCTCGCACAAACCGGCGGCAATCATGCCAGCAGCGGCACTGTAATTGTCGGCTACGACCGCCGATTTCTGGCTGAAGATTTTGCCAAAACAGCGGCTGTTGCCGTCCAAAACGCCGGATTTGACGTGCTGCTGAGCGAATCCTACGCCCCAACTCCCGCCTTTAGTTTAGCTGCCAAACAATTAAATGCTTTAGGTGCGATCGTCCTGACAGCCAGCCACAATCCAGGCGCATATTTAGGATTAAAAGTCAAGGGCGGATTTGGAGGTTCAGTTTCGCCAGAAGTTACGCAACAGATAGAAGCAAAACTCGAAAATCCAGCGGAACTTGCAGCAACTCCCGGCAAATTGGAGAATTTCAATCCTTGGCCGGCTTACTGCAAAACCTTGCGGGGAATGGTAGATATTGAAGCGATAAAAGAGGCGATCGCATCCGGCAAAATTACAGTATTTGTAGATGTAATGCACGGTGCAGCAGCGGGCGGACTAGCACAAATCTTAGAAGAAACAGTCCAAGAAGTCAACAGCGATCGCGATCCGCTGTTTGGCGGCGGTGCGCCCGAACCCTTGCCGCGCTACCTGTCGCAGTTATTCCGCGTGATGCGGACTCACCAGCGAAAAGCATCCGGTTTGTCGATCGGATTTGTATTTGACGGAGATAGCGATCGCATAGCAGCCGTTGACTCAAGCGGCAACTTCCTGAGTTCGCAAATCCTAGTTCCCATATTAATCGAACACTTAGCAAAACGGCGCGGGTTAACCGGAGAAGTCATCAAAACCGTCAGCGGTTCCGACATCATGCCCAAAATAGCCGAACTTTACGGCTTACCATTGTTTGAAACACCGATCGGTTACAAGTATATAGCCGATCGAATGTTAACCACCCAAGTCCTAGTCGGAGGCGAAGAATCAGGAGGAATCGGCTACGGTACCCACATTCCCGAAAGAGACGCATTACTGTCAGCCCTGTACTTATTAGAAGCAGTCGTCAAATCCGGCGAAGACTTAAGCGAAATTTACAGCCGACTGCAAAAAGAAACAAACTTTACCTCAGCCTACGACAGAATCGACTTGCACCTAGCAAACATGGAAGAAAGAGCGCGTTTGCTGTCGCTACTGCAAAACCAACCATTAACAGAAATCGCCGGCAAAGCAGTAGTAGATTGCAACAAAGTAGACGGATACAAATTCCGCCTAGCTCACGGAAGCTGGCTGTTAATTCGGTTTAGCGGAACCGAACCAGTATTGCGGCTATATTCCGAAGCAGCCACATTGAAAGAAGTAATGCAAAACTTAAACTGGGCGAAAGCTTGGGCGCAGAGTTGA